The following are from one region of the Coffea eugenioides isolate CCC68of chromosome 2, Ceug_1.0, whole genome shotgun sequence genome:
- the LOC113761179 gene encoding glutathione transferase GST 23-like: protein MAEEVKLFRTWSSRYSLRIVWALKLKGIEYETIFEDLTNKSPSLLQYNPIHGKVPVLVHDGKPVCESLVILEYVDGTWKHNPLLPQDPYEKSMARFWANFGDDKLMKSISQLFIAREKDQEVAAVAALENLKLVEEQLKGKKFFHGETIGYLDLAFGWIANLVSILEEIMSLKLVDGERFPHLSSWIQHFMDAPVIRDCWPPRDKMIIKYQVMREKYLAAATPK from the exons ATGGCAGAAGAAGTGAAGCTTTTCAGGACATGGTCCAGCCGATATTCTTTGAGGATTGTCTGGGCACTGAAGCTTAAAGGGATAGAGTATGAGACCATCTTTGAGGATCTTACCAACAAGAGCCCTTCACTTCTCCAGTATAATCCTATTCATGGAAAGGTGCCCGTGCTCGTGCACGATGGTAAACCAGTCTGTGAATCTCTTGTGATTCTCGAGTACGTTGACGGGACATGGAAGCATAATCCTCTCCTACCTCAAGATCCTTATGAGAAATCCATGGCACGCTTCTGGGCGAATTTTGGAGATGATAAG CTCATGAAATCAATATCGCAACTTTTCATTGCACGTGAGAAAGATCAAGAGGTAGCAGCAGTTGCAGCACTGGAGAATCTAAAACTTGTTGAAGAGcaactaaaaggaaagaaattcttTCACGGAGAGACAATTGGGTACCTTGATCTCGCATTTGGTTGGATCGCTAACTTAGTTAGCATTCTTGAAGAAATAATGAGTCTAAAGTTGGTAGATGGAGAGAGATTCCCTCACTTGTCATCCTGGATCCAACATTTCATGGATGCTCCAGTAATCAGAGACTGCTGGCCACCTCGAGACAAAATGATCATCAAGTACCAAGTTATGCGCGAGAAGTATCTTGCAGCAGCAACACCCAAGTGA